A window of Acinonyx jubatus isolate Ajub_Pintada_27869175 chromosome E4, VMU_Ajub_asm_v1.0, whole genome shotgun sequence contains these coding sequences:
- the NHLH1 gene encoding helix-loop-helix protein 1: MMLNSDAVDLDLPPTHSETESSFSDCGGGAGPDGAGPGGPGGGQARGLEPGEPGRKDLQHLSREERRRRRRATAKYRTAHATRERIRVEAFNLAFAELRKLLPTLPPDKKLSKIEILRLAICYISYLNHVLDV, translated from the coding sequence ATGATGCTCAACTCAGACGCGGTGGACCTCGACCTGCCTCCCACCCACTCGGAGACCGAGTCGAGCTTCAGCGactgtgggggcggggcgggccccgacggggcggggcctgggggtcCCGGAGGGGGCCAGGCCCGGGGCCTGGAGCCCGGAGAGCCCGGCCGGAAAGACCTCCAGCACCTGAGCCGggaggagcggcggcggcggcgccgggcCACGGCCAAGTACCGCACGGCCCACGCCACGCGGGAGCGAATCCGCGTGGAAGCCTTCAACCTGGCCTTCGCCGAGCTGCGCAAGCTGCTGCCCACGCTGCCCCCCGACAAGAAGCTGTCCAAGATCGAGATCCTGCGTCTGGCCATCTGCTACATCTCCTACCTGAACCACGTGCTGGACGTCTGA